In the genome of Methanopyrus kandleri AV19, one region contains:
- a CDS encoding triphosphoribosyl-dephospho-CoA synthase: MGTVRELPTLFCESVALEVLSGPKPGLVDPISPSSHEDMGPREFLACLPELRRCLEEALELGIDGEPVDELIRSLPAWNVDVITASGGPNSVRGIVFLGSVYCYSAGLENDPFPFGRIRVVGRRCTEALWNRSETKCGRIRIKERLAGVFGEVASGMATARGVSLPVLRATLRAGRPLEEAVIHSVLACMSTLEDAGIPRKLRNWVKRRASEVLRAGGPFTERGRAELHKFVHECAERGVSPGASADVTVVGLVLLLARWGRDIVSPYRDPPRRWSGGAVERNSQASDTVGRNPGGRVRGRREVLKG, from the coding sequence GTGGGGACAGTCAGAGAGCTTCCGACGCTGTTTTGCGAGTCGGTCGCACTGGAGGTACTCTCCGGGCCGAAACCAGGGTTGGTGGATCCCATCTCTCCTAGCTCCCACGAGGACATGGGGCCCCGTGAGTTCCTCGCGTGCCTTCCGGAGCTTCGAAGGTGTCTCGAGGAGGCCCTAGAGCTGGGGATAGACGGTGAACCCGTAGACGAGTTGATCCGGTCCCTTCCCGCGTGGAACGTGGACGTGATAACAGCTTCTGGCGGACCTAACTCCGTGCGTGGGATAGTGTTCCTCGGGTCAGTGTACTGCTACTCGGCTGGGCTCGAAAACGACCCGTTCCCGTTCGGCCGCATCCGCGTCGTCGGGAGAAGGTGTACGGAGGCCCTCTGGAACCGGTCGGAAACCAAGTGCGGGCGAATCCGGATCAAGGAGCGATTGGCCGGTGTCTTCGGCGAGGTGGCCTCCGGAATGGCTACGGCTCGGGGGGTATCCTTGCCGGTCCTACGGGCCACGCTGCGGGCGGGAAGGCCCCTCGAAGAGGCCGTGATACACTCGGTACTGGCCTGCATGTCAACGTTAGAAGACGCCGGGATCCCCCGGAAACTGCGTAATTGGGTGAAACGAAGGGCGTCGGAAGTTCTACGCGCTGGAGGCCCGTTCACCGAACGGGGTCGCGCGGAGCTGCACAAATTCGTGCACGAGTGCGCCGAACGTGGGGTGAGTCCCGGTGCCTCGGCCGACGTCACGGTCGTTGGACTCGTCCTCCTACTTGCGAGGTGGGGGAGGGACATCGTATCCCCGTATCGTGATCCTCCGCGGAGGTGGAGTGGCGGAGCTGTTGAACGGAACTCTCAGGCTTCTGATACGGTCGGACGGAACCCGGGCGGTCGCGTCCGCGGGAGACGAGAAGTTCTTAAAGGCTGA
- a CDS encoding proteasome-activating nucleotidase has translation MEELLKEYFKRLEELERKLRAHEEKLRIEARRRKTLEKELEMERDEKAELREELRRKEVMIEKLRSDLQRMKKPPLIVGTVEEILDDGRVIVKSSTGPKFVSNVSPTVDRNELEPGANVALNQQSMAVVDVLPSEKDSRVLAMEVDESPDVSYDDIGGLDEQIREIREVVEKPLKEPELFEKVGVEPPKGVLLYGPPGTGKTLLAKAVANHADATFIRLAAPELVQKFIGEGARLVRELFELAREKAPSIIFIDEIDAIGARRMRDATSGDREVQRTLTQLLAEMDGFDPLDDIKVIAATNRKDILDPALLRPGRFDRHIKIPLPDEEGRYEIFKIHTRDMNLAEDVDLQKLAKITEGASGADIKAICTEAGMMAIREDRDIVTMDDFLKAVDRVMGKKEEESGEFKRAYH, from the coding sequence TTGGAAGAGCTCCTCAAGGAGTACTTCAAGCGGTTGGAGGAGTTGGAGCGGAAGCTGCGAGCCCACGAGGAGAAGCTTCGCATCGAGGCCCGTCGTCGTAAGACTCTGGAGAAGGAGTTGGAGATGGAGCGCGACGAGAAGGCCGAGCTGCGGGAGGAGCTACGGCGTAAAGAAGTCATGATCGAGAAGCTCCGTAGCGACCTGCAGCGGATGAAGAAGCCCCCGCTCATCGTGGGTACCGTCGAAGAGATCCTCGACGACGGTCGCGTGATAGTGAAGAGTTCCACGGGTCCGAAGTTCGTCTCGAACGTGAGCCCGACCGTAGACAGAAACGAGCTCGAGCCGGGTGCTAACGTGGCCCTCAACCAGCAGAGCATGGCCGTGGTGGACGTGTTACCGTCGGAGAAAGACTCACGTGTACTGGCGATGGAGGTGGACGAGTCACCCGATGTGTCGTACGACGATATCGGCGGTCTGGACGAGCAGATCCGCGAGATCCGAGAAGTCGTGGAGAAGCCGCTCAAGGAGCCCGAGCTGTTCGAGAAGGTCGGTGTCGAACCGCCGAAGGGTGTCCTACTGTACGGTCCACCGGGCACCGGTAAGACCCTGCTGGCCAAAGCCGTGGCGAACCACGCCGACGCCACCTTCATCCGGCTCGCCGCGCCGGAATTGGTCCAGAAGTTCATCGGCGAAGGTGCTAGACTGGTGCGGGAGCTGTTCGAACTCGCACGCGAGAAGGCTCCGAGTATTATCTTCATCGACGAGATCGACGCGATCGGTGCCCGGCGAATGCGGGACGCGACGAGCGGAGACCGCGAGGTCCAGCGCACGCTCACCCAGCTGCTCGCGGAGATGGACGGCTTCGATCCGCTCGACGACATCAAGGTCATCGCGGCCACGAACCGGAAGGACATCCTGGACCCGGCCTTGCTGCGACCGGGTCGGTTCGACAGGCACATTAAGATCCCGCTACCGGACGAGGAGGGCCGGTACGAGATCTTCAAGATCCACACGCGCGACATGAACTTGGCCGAGGACGTCGATCTCCAGAAGCTGGCGAAGATCACCGAGGGTGCCTCAGGTGCGGACATCAAGGCCATATGTACCGAGGCTGGTATGATGGCTATACGCGAGGACCGTGACATTGTCACCATGGATGACTTCCTGAAGGCCGTGGACAGGGTCATGGGTAAGAAGGAAGAAGAGAGCGGAGAGTTCAAGCGCGCGTACCACTGA